The following DNA comes from Candidatus Margulisiibacteriota bacterium.
TTGTACAGGCGCGTCCACAGCCCCTGCAAAAAATCCGCCTGTAAAACGGCCAGACCCAGCGGGTGCGCCAGCCAGTCCAGCGCGAAACCCAGCGCGCCGAAAATCAGCGTGGCTAACAGAGCGGTCTGCCGGTCGTTGCGCAGGGCGAAAACCAGCAGGACGATAATGACGCTGTTGAGGCTCAAGGGCAGCAGCCCCAGGAACATGCCCAGCACAAAGCCCGCGGCGATGTGGCGGATGCGCCCGCTGCTCAGGGTGTCGTGGTATTTTTTCAGCAGTTTAAAAATATTCAGCATAGCGGGTAAAAGTATACCGCAGATTTGACCAGCCGCGCTAGCGTGGTATAATATGACTAGTCTGACTGGTCAGAAAGGAGATATTATGGCGGATT
Coding sequences within:
- a CDS encoding TIGR03546 family protein, giving the protein MLNIFKLLKKYHDTLSSGRIRHIAAGFVLGMFLGLLPLSLNSVIIVLLVFALRNDRQTALLATLIFGALGFALDWLAHPLGLAVLQADFLQGLWTRLYNLPFLPFTGFNNTIVMGNTLLGLVLTVPAVFLCRSLTLKYRGSKLQAKVEEFLRNKLVSGIAAGFNLFNLRSLFIRKP